From a single Methylacidiphilum kamchatkense Kam1 genomic region:
- a CDS encoding NAD(P)-dependent oxidoreductase: MSKRIGFVGVGRMGANMARRLHDLKYPVTVVYDINQKVAEEVAKEIGAEATTKLARVTELADVIFTVVSDDAAMYKIFAKNGDSLLIGAKGKIFINTATVSPKTHIEIGKLCEEVGAEAIEACMASSIPQARNGTLYFMLGGKKQVIDEVEPILKDMSSSRRYCGELGSAAKVKALVNMVMNINTAALAEGLGLAKALNLDLNMIREVFSQTGANSRVLETDGEDMQNREHTCFFSAEHALKDSGIALNLAKEAGLNLPLAQATYNQYQRLVKKGFGQYDKSAISELTFPDRHGLDKD; encoded by the coding sequence ATGAGTAAAAGAATTGGTTTTGTAGGTGTAGGAAGAATGGGAGCTAATATGGCAAGACGCCTTCATGATTTAAAATATCCTGTTACTGTTGTATACGACATTAATCAAAAAGTCGCAGAAGAAGTAGCAAAAGAAATAGGAGCAGAAGCAACAACCAAACTTGCTAGAGTAACAGAGCTGGCTGATGTGATTTTCACAGTGGTGTCTGATGACGCTGCGATGTATAAAATTTTTGCTAAAAATGGGGACAGTCTTTTGATTGGTGCCAAAGGAAAAATATTTATCAATACCGCTACTGTTTCCCCAAAAACTCACATAGAGATTGGCAAACTTTGTGAAGAAGTAGGCGCCGAAGCTATAGAAGCATGCATGGCTTCAAGTATTCCTCAAGCAAGAAATGGTACTTTATATTTCATGCTTGGTGGCAAAAAACAGGTTATTGATGAAGTCGAACCTATACTCAAGGACATGTCGTCCTCGAGGCGTTATTGTGGTGAATTAGGTTCAGCAGCAAAAGTCAAAGCCCTTGTGAACATGGTGATGAACATCAATACTGCGGCTCTAGCTGAAGGCCTGGGACTTGCAAAAGCACTTAACCTCGATTTAAATATGATTAGAGAAGTCTTTTCGCAAACTGGGGCAAACTCTAGAGTGTTGGAGACAGATGGAGAAGATATGCAAAATAGAGAACATACTTGTTTCTTCTCTGCCGAACATGCCTTGAAAGACAGTGGCATTGCTCTTAATTTAGCAAAAGAAGCAGGATTGAACCTCCCACTTGCCCAAGCCACCTACAATCAATATCAGAGATTGGTTAAAAAAGGATTTGGTCAATACGATAAATCCGCCATATCCGAGTTGACATTTCCAGATCGTCACGGATTGGATAAAGACTAA
- a CDS encoding c-type cytochrome: MKKISIVYLMLSLLPLSSLFAQAKNPYTPSDKTVVSQGKELYFKMGCNGCHGAGGGGGMCPSFIDDTWVFGSDDQTLFKLIKGQIPQQTMPRMFGGVLTDDEIWKVITFVRYCKVAASEQAAGASGQINIDKKSCAIVEADPHWLRAVLPKLTGYQNQYVLVFDGSSKNFSSAEDSKLAGATLAILDNSSGKEIASLLHAKPKVYPDKERELGKPVEDLLAGKVDGAILWAPLAAFYTMELDSSRKLKMIAFSKAYPAPKGFEGQEQSSMVYVTKCAEALLNVLKVYNVAPK, encoded by the coding sequence ATGAAAAAAATTAGCATTGTTTATTTAATGTTGTCTTTGTTGCCATTGAGCAGTCTTTTTGCCCAAGCGAAAAATCCTTATACTCCCTCAGACAAAACGGTCGTTTCTCAGGGTAAAGAATTATACTTTAAGATGGGATGTAACGGCTGTCATGGAGCAGGGGGAGGAGGTGGCATGTGTCCTTCTTTTATAGATGACACATGGGTTTTTGGTAGCGACGATCAGACCTTATTTAAACTCATTAAAGGACAGATTCCTCAACAAACGATGCCAAGAATGTTTGGTGGGGTACTGACTGATGACGAAATTTGGAAGGTTATTACCTTTGTAAGGTATTGTAAAGTTGCAGCTTCCGAACAGGCCGCTGGAGCATCGGGTCAAATAAATATAGATAAGAAATCATGTGCTATAGTGGAAGCTGACCCTCATTGGCTCAGAGCTGTTCTTCCTAAATTGACGGGATATCAAAACCAATACGTTTTAGTTTTTGATGGCTCTTCAAAGAATTTCTCATCTGCAGAAGACAGTAAACTTGCTGGCGCTACACTTGCTATTCTCGATAATAGTTCTGGAAAAGAAATAGCTAGTTTGCTTCATGCCAAACCTAAAGTATATCCTGACAAAGAAAGAGAACTAGGAAAACCAGTAGAAGATCTTTTAGCAGGGAAAGTAGATGGGGCTATCTTATGGGCTCCTTTGGCTGCTTTTTATACAATGGAATTGGATTCGTCAAGGAAACTTAAAATGATAGCGTTTTCCAAAGCATATCCCGCACCTAAAGGATTTGAAGGTCAAGAACAAAGCTCTATGGTTTATGTAACAAAATGCGCTGAAGCCTTACTCAATGTACTAAAAGTCTATAACGTAGCTCCAAAATAA
- a CDS encoding substrate-binding domain-containing protein, with product MVGLRFHFLHRLKILSFSLLFVFCIGFVCKAEELCSCADPGNLPFSNQKLEGFENKIAQIVADSLHVPLSYYWFAHQRGLVRNTLKIGKCNVIIGVPSTWGQVLTTKPYYRTSYVMVYKKDKGLNIQSLDDPALKHLKIGVLINSPPHQLLAEKGIIENVVGYSPFFDPVFHPEDFPGKIVEEVLSDKIDIGLVWGPVAGFYIKKKGAAIVMVPLTSNNPRIPMAFDISMGVKKGDQELKNKLDQVIDSKRGEILQVLEEYGVPLLKTTADIEQNTNIGKSHEVSAKTVN from the coding sequence ATGGTTGGATTAAGGTTTCATTTTTTACATAGGCTAAAGATATTATCATTTAGCCTCCTCTTTGTGTTTTGCATAGGGTTCGTATGCAAGGCAGAGGAACTCTGCTCCTGCGCGGATCCAGGAAATCTTCCTTTTTCGAATCAAAAATTGGAAGGATTTGAGAATAAAATCGCTCAAATCGTAGCCGATTCCCTGCATGTTCCTCTATCTTATTATTGGTTTGCTCATCAACGTGGTCTTGTTCGAAATACATTGAAAATAGGAAAATGCAATGTGATTATTGGAGTGCCGTCGACTTGGGGGCAAGTGCTAACTACAAAACCTTATTATAGGACTTCCTATGTAATGGTTTATAAGAAGGACAAGGGTTTAAACATTCAATCCTTGGATGATCCCGCTTTGAAGCATTTAAAAATAGGGGTGTTGATAAACAGTCCGCCCCATCAACTTCTTGCTGAAAAAGGGATTATAGAAAATGTTGTTGGATATTCCCCATTCTTTGATCCTGTGTTTCATCCTGAAGATTTCCCTGGAAAAATCGTTGAAGAGGTTTTGAGTGATAAAATTGATATTGGTCTTGTTTGGGGGCCAGTGGCAGGGTTTTACATCAAAAAGAAAGGTGCTGCCATTGTTATGGTTCCTTTGACAAGCAATAATCCGAGAATTCCAATGGCCTTTGACATTTCCATGGGGGTCAAAAAGGGGGATCAAGAGCTTAAAAACAAACTTGATCAGGTTATTGATTCGAAACGTGGAGAAATTTTACAGGTTCTGGAAGAATATGGTGTTCCATTGCTGAAAACTACAGCTGATATCGAACAAAACACGAATATCGGAAAAAGCCACGAAGTTTCAGCAAAAACCGTCAACTAA
- a CDS encoding 4a-hydroxytetrahydrobiopterin dehydratase — protein MGQNLSEEKCVACRGDAPKVTPEEKELLSRQIPEWKIVEKNGVEMLERKYEFPDFASALMFTERVGKLAENEKHHPSILTEWGKVTVWWWTHKINGLHRNDFIMAAKTDSLYQPLLKDYIES, from the coding sequence ATGGGACAGAATCTTTCTGAAGAAAAATGCGTTGCTTGCCGTGGAGATGCCCCCAAAGTGACACCAGAAGAGAAGGAACTGCTAAGTAGGCAAATTCCTGAATGGAAAATTGTCGAAAAAAATGGGGTAGAAATGTTGGAAAGAAAATATGAGTTCCCTGATTTTGCTTCGGCTTTGATGTTTACCGAAAGAGTAGGAAAACTTGCCGAGAATGAAAAACATCATCCTTCTATTTTGACGGAATGGGGAAAAGTTACAGTCTGGTGGTGGACCCACAAGATCAACGGATTACATCGTAACGATTTTATTATGGCAGCAAAAACAGATAGCCTCTATCAACCACTTTTAAAAGATTATATTGAATCGTGA